In Pseudomonas nunensis, a single window of DNA contains:
- the ilvC gene encoding ketol-acid reductoisomerase — translation MKVYYEKDCDLSIIQGKKVAIIGYGSQGHAQACNLKDSGVDVTVGLRKGSATVAKAEAHGLKVTDVASAVAAADLVMILTPDEFQSALYKNEIEPNIKKGATLAFSHGFAIHYNQVVPRADLDVIMIAPKAPGHTVRSEFVKGGGIPDLIAIYQDASGNAKNVALSYAAGVGGGRTGIIETTFKDETETDLFGEQAVLCGGTVELVKAGFETLVEAGYAPEMAYFECLHELKLIVDLMYEGGIANMNYSISNNAEYGEYVTGPEVINAESRQAMRNALKRIQDGEYAKMFISEGATGYPSMTAKRRNNAAHGIEIIGEQLRSMMPWIGANKIVDKAKN, via the coding sequence ATGAAAGTTTATTACGAAAAAGACTGCGACCTGTCGATCATCCAGGGCAAGAAAGTTGCCATCATCGGTTACGGTTCCCAGGGCCACGCTCAAGCGTGCAACCTGAAAGATTCCGGCGTTGACGTTACTGTTGGTCTGCGTAAAGGTTCGGCCACTGTTGCCAAAGCCGAAGCTCACGGCCTGAAAGTGACTGACGTTGCTTCCGCTGTTGCTGCTGCCGACCTGGTCATGATCCTGACCCCGGACGAGTTCCAGTCTGCTTTGTACAAGAACGAAATCGAGCCGAACATCAAGAAAGGCGCCACCCTGGCCTTCTCCCACGGCTTCGCGATCCACTACAACCAGGTTGTTCCGCGCGCTGACCTCGACGTGATCATGATCGCGCCGAAAGCACCGGGCCACACTGTGCGTTCCGAGTTCGTCAAAGGCGGCGGTATCCCTGACCTGATCGCTATCTACCAGGATGCTTCCGGCAACGCCAAAAACGTTGCGCTGTCCTACGCCGCTGGCGTTGGTGGCGGTCGTACCGGCATCATCGAAACCACCTTCAAGGACGAGACCGAAACCGACCTGTTCGGCGAACAAGCCGTTCTGTGCGGCGGTACCGTTGAACTGGTAAAAGCCGGTTTCGAAACCCTGGTTGAAGCTGGCTACGCGCCGGAAATGGCCTACTTCGAATGCCTGCACGAACTGAAACTGATCGTTGACCTCATGTACGAAGGCGGTATCGCCAACATGAACTACTCGATCTCCAACAACGCTGAGTACGGCGAGTACGTGACCGGTCCGGAAGTGATCAACGCCGAATCCCGTCAGGCCATGCGCAACGCCCTGAAACGTATTCAGGACGGCGAATACGCCAAGATGTTCATCAGCGAAGGCGCAACCGGCTATCCTTCGATGACCGCCAAGCGTCGTAACAACGCCGCTCACGGTATCGAAATCATCGGCGAGCAACTGCGCTCCATGATGCCGTGGATCGGTGCCAACAAGATCGTCGACAAAGCCAAAAACTAA
- the ilvN gene encoding acetolactate synthase small subunit, with protein sequence MRHIISLLLENEPGALSRVVGLFSQRNYNIESLTVAPTEDPTLSRLTLTTVGHDEVIEQITKNLNKLIEVVKLVDLSESAHIERELMLVKVKATGAQRAEIKRTTDIYRGQIVDVSASVYTVQLTGTSDKLDSFIQSIGTASILETVRSGVTGIARGDKVLSI encoded by the coding sequence ATGCGGCACATTATTTCCTTGCTTCTGGAAAACGAACCTGGCGCTCTGTCTCGTGTAGTCGGCCTGTTCTCGCAGCGCAACTACAACATCGAAAGCCTGACCGTGGCACCGACCGAAGACCCGACCCTGTCGCGCCTGACGTTGACCACTGTCGGCCATGATGAAGTGATCGAGCAGATCACCAAGAACCTGAACAAGCTGATCGAAGTGGTCAAATTGGTCGACCTGTCGGAAAGTGCTCACATCGAGCGCGAACTGATGCTGGTCAAGGTCAAGGCTACTGGCGCCCAGCGCGCCGAGATCAAGCGCACTACCGATATTTACCGTGGGCAGATCGTCGATGTCAGCGCCAGCGTGTATACCGTTCAACTGACCGGTACCAGCGACAAGCTCGACAGCTTCATTCAGTCCATCGGCACCGCCTCGATTCTGGAAACCGTCCGTAGCGGCGTAACCGGCATTGCTCGCGGCGACAAAGTACTCAGCATCTAA
- the pssA gene encoding CDP-diacylglycerol--serine O-phosphatidyltransferase — MSERPEEPNQAPDAESLLPIDEHIEEGHDAEGRKVRHRGIYLLPNLFTTANLFAGFYSIINSMSAQAALSAGDSVNASKYFAFAAIAIFVAMVLDGLDGRVARMTNTQSAFGAEYDSLSDMVAFGVAPALLAFGWALGDMGKVGWMVAFIYVAGAALRLARFNTQVGTADKRYFIGLASPAAAGVVAGIVWAFSDYGIQGSKMSFLVALMVAAAGMLMVSNIKYNSFKELDLKGRVPFVAILAVVLVFAVVFSDPPRILLLVFLGYAASGPVQYLLRLRRHKNAE, encoded by the coding sequence ATGAGCGAACGTCCCGAAGAGCCAAACCAGGCTCCTGACGCCGAAAGTCTGCTGCCCATCGATGAACACATCGAGGAAGGGCATGACGCTGAAGGTCGTAAAGTCCGGCATCGTGGTATCTATCTTCTGCCGAATCTCTTTACCACTGCGAATCTGTTCGCAGGGTTCTACTCCATAATCAATTCGATGAGCGCGCAGGCCGCCTTGAGCGCCGGTGACTCGGTGAATGCGAGCAAGTATTTTGCATTCGCCGCCATAGCGATTTTCGTCGCCATGGTGCTCGACGGCCTGGATGGCCGGGTTGCGCGCATGACCAATACCCAAAGCGCATTCGGTGCCGAGTACGACTCGCTGTCGGACATGGTTGCCTTTGGTGTTGCGCCGGCGTTGCTGGCCTTCGGCTGGGCCCTGGGTGATATGGGCAAGGTCGGCTGGATGGTTGCCTTCATTTATGTGGCCGGCGCGGCGTTGCGTCTGGCTCGGTTCAACACTCAGGTTGGCACCGCAGACAAGCGCTACTTCATTGGCCTGGCCAGCCCGGCAGCCGCCGGTGTGGTGGCGGGGATTGTCTGGGCATTCAGTGATTACGGGATCCAGGGTTCCAAGATGTCATTCCTGGTGGCTTTGATGGTGGCGGCTGCCGGCATGCTGATGGTCAGTAACATCAAGTACAACAGCTTCAAGGAGCTGGACTTGAAGGGGCGGGTGCCTTTCGTAGCGATCCTTGCCGTAGTGCTGGTGTTTGCCGTGGTCTTCAGTGATCCGCCGCGCATTCTGCTGCTGGTATTCCTCGGGTATGCAGCCTCTGGCCCGGTTCAATATCTGCTACGTCTTCGTCGTCACAAA